The Methanomassiliicoccales archaeon genome window below encodes:
- a CDS encoding glycosyltransferase, translating to MRIAFFTDTYLPSRDGVVTSIMLTKKELERLGHEVYVFAPEPEKGAVREPGVFYFRSIGFRRYKGYRMTIFPTNKSEILQRLGIDVIHNHGLAFMSLRSMFAGRRLRKPVVTTWHTNLTEAVPYYNFTGIPDEVAEKLIWIYIRSLLRRSEAVIVPTEAIRRELERHVPGIRKLEVIPSGIDLTRFHPDLDGSTVRKRYGLEGKKVILHLGRIAAEKNIDLVLQGFASLAREREDVMLMVAGEGPYRPHCMQRAKELGVGERVIFTGFVPDEELPYYYASCDVFTIASKFETQGLVVLEAMACSKPVVGIAYRAVAELIRDGENGYLFQDGEESWKEAILKALKAPRFIGEAARRRAEEYSQEKSARKLIEVYEGAIESKRAKLQGRRP from the coding sequence TTGCGCATAGCCTTCTTCACCGATACCTACCTCCCCTCGAGGGACGGAGTGGTTACCTCAATCATGCTGACTAAGAAAGAGCTGGAGCGGCTTGGGCATGAGGTCTACGTCTTCGCCCCTGAACCTGAGAAGGGAGCAGTAAGGGAGCCAGGGGTGTTCTACTTTCGCTCCATAGGCTTCCGCCGTTATAAAGGGTACCGCATGACCATATTCCCCACCAATAAGAGCGAGATCCTGCAGAGATTGGGAATAGACGTAATCCATAATCATGGCCTGGCCTTCATGTCCCTGCGTAGCATGTTCGCTGGACGACGTCTGAGAAAGCCTGTGGTGACGACCTGGCATACCAACCTGACGGAAGCTGTTCCCTACTACAACTTCACTGGCATACCTGATGAGGTGGCGGAGAAGCTGATATGGATCTACATTCGCAGCCTTCTACGCCGCTCCGAGGCGGTGATTGTCCCTACTGAAGCGATCAGGCGAGAGCTGGAGCGCCATGTCCCTGGCATAAGGAAGCTCGAAGTGATACCGAGCGGAATAGATCTTACGCGATTCCATCCGGATTTAGATGGTTCTACCGTGAGGAAAAGGTACGGTCTGGAAGGCAAGAAGGTGATCCTCCATTTGGGACGCATAGCTGCAGAGAAGAACATAGACCTCGTTCTCCAAGGTTTCGCTTCTTTGGCACGAGAGCGAGAAGATGTGATGCTGATGGTCGCGGGCGAAGGGCCTTATCGACCTCATTGTATGCAGCGGGCGAAAGAATTGGGAGTAGGGGAACGAGTTATCTTTACTGGATTCGTTCCGGATGAGGAGCTTCCTTATTATTATGCGAGCTGCGACGTCTTCACCATAGCTTCCAAGTTCGAGACCCAGGGCCTGGTGGTGCTGGAGGCCATGGCTTGCTCCAAGCCAGTGGTAGGTATAGCCTATCGCGCCGTGGCCGAGCTCATCCGCGACGGAGAAAATGGCTATCTCTTCCAAGACGGAGAGGAAAGCTGGAAGGAAGCCATCTTGAAGGCGCTGAAGGCACCGAGATTCATCGGAGAAGCAGCCAGGCGCAGGGCCGAGGAATATTCGCAGGAGAAATCAGCCAGAAAGCTTATAGAGGTCTACGAGGGAGCCATAGAGAGCAAGCGCGCCAAGCTGCAGGGGCGTAGGCCATGA
- the thiD gene encoding bifunctional hydroxymethylpyrimidine kinase/phosphomethylpyrimidine kinase translates to MVPSTGVRNNIRCNFWCMPVVLSIAGSDSIGGAGVQADIKALSSLGVHATTVITCVTSQNTTKVSAIFPLPVEHVLSQLEAVLTDAKISSIKMGMLYSQEIASAVAARLRPERLPLVVDPVLAAGVGDSLHTHGLLRTLKEEVFPLAWIITPNRYEAEALLGKKIRNLTEARRACHSLMEMGPRSVLLKGGHFTGKKVVDLLCIEGEIKEIKATRLEVRPHGSGCNLSSYIAGHLALGLGLEEAVVASRALIQDALSAAYSVGQGLKVLDSLSSLKREALRYQTLVQLKEGVDALIPKLERRWIPEVGMNFAYALPRARYIEDVVAIEGRIVASGDKARRCGCLAFGASRHMAKVVLAAMSYDPCMRSALNLRYSKENLNRLKELGLTSSAFDRSEEPDGVSTMDWGTRKAIESHGAIPDIIYDLGGIGKEPMIRILGRDPMDVIDKISGIWLR, encoded by the coding sequence ATGGTGCCTTCTACAGGAGTACGTAATAATATCAGATGCAATTTCTGGTGCATGCCCGTAGTGCTCAGCATCGCAGGTTCCGACTCCATCGGAGGAGCGGGTGTGCAAGCCGATATCAAGGCCTTGTCCTCTTTAGGCGTCCATGCAACCACGGTCATAACTTGCGTAACTTCTCAAAACACAACAAAGGTCTCAGCCATATTCCCTCTTCCAGTAGAGCATGTGCTTTCACAGTTGGAAGCCGTTCTCACCGATGCCAAGATATCGTCGATCAAGATGGGTATGTTGTACTCACAGGAGATCGCCTCCGCGGTGGCAGCACGCCTTCGCCCTGAGAGACTTCCCTTGGTGGTGGATCCTGTCCTCGCCGCAGGCGTTGGAGATTCGCTGCATACGCATGGGCTTCTGCGAACATTGAAGGAAGAGGTGTTCCCTTTGGCATGGATCATCACTCCTAATCGTTACGAGGCCGAGGCGCTGCTAGGAAAGAAGATAAGGAATCTTACCGAGGCGAGGAGAGCATGTCATTCCTTGATGGAGATGGGCCCTCGTTCTGTGCTATTAAAAGGTGGACATTTCACTGGGAAGAAGGTCGTGGACTTGTTGTGCATAGAGGGTGAGATCAAGGAGATCAAAGCTACAAGATTGGAGGTGCGACCGCATGGAAGCGGATGCAACCTATCATCATATATAGCCGGACATCTCGCCTTGGGTTTAGGCCTTGAGGAGGCGGTAGTCGCCTCTCGTGCCCTGATCCAGGACGCCCTGTCGGCGGCTTATAGCGTGGGACAAGGCCTGAAGGTTCTGGATTCTCTTTCCAGTCTTAAGCGAGAGGCGTTGCGCTATCAGACCCTGGTACAACTGAAAGAGGGAGTGGATGCCCTTATCCCCAAGCTGGAGAGACGCTGGATTCCTGAGGTGGGGATGAATTTCGCCTATGCCCTTCCGCGCGCACGGTACATCGAGGACGTGGTGGCCATCGAGGGGCGCATCGTGGCCTCAGGCGATAAGGCGAGGCGCTGCGGATGCCTAGCCTTCGGAGCCTCCCGCCACATGGCTAAAGTGGTTCTAGCAGCCATGTCTTATGACCCTTGTATGAGATCGGCCTTGAACCTTCGCTATTCCAAAGAGAATCTGAATAGATTGAAGGAATTGGGGCTTACTTCTTCCGCCTTCGATAGAAGCGAGGAGCCAGACGGCGTAAGCACTATGGATTGGGGGACTCGAAAGGCCATTGAGAGCCATGGAGCGATACCTGATATTATATACGATCTGGGAGGCATTGGAAAGGAGCCCATGATCAGGATCTTAGGTAGGGATCCCATGGATGTCATAGATAAGATCTCTGGAATTTGGCTCAGGTGA
- a CDS encoding threonine--tRNA ligase — protein MKALYIHADYMEFEVRKPTSVAEQIDDTRRKGRLEEVLVVFMTVEKKDEGKIPQVSEEAVIDILEVLSKTGAERVMLYPYAHLSPDISTPLTGLEMMKAVEARLADQGIEVMRAPFGWYKSFRISCKGHPLSELSRAFEGKEVKTSIKGEESFMVLTPDGQELIPTDFKSHNQAFMIMMEKEALKKEHPLSGEVKYLRLCRKFGIQWEPMSDVGHMCFTPQGALMMDLVSDYSFRTVNDLGLPVYTVKGTNMFSLDEAPVREHAALFGDRLYMIPGEKRDFVMRYAACHQQFAMMRNWNISYKQLPFGAFEVADAYRLEQSGETMLCFRTRRMNMPDLHVVCKDLKESEEWFERLDSRIFEEANKLGRDYEMLVNFSSREAYRQHKEMLMRILKKHGKPALLHFYPEGINYYWTVNIEYHILDDMKRAREIGTVQIDVGNAQRFGITYTDEKGQRRHPVILHTAIIGTIERYIYTLLDTAVRMESEGKIGALPLWIAPEQVRFLTVSESHLQRARELADVVQSNQIRVGIDDRGETVGKKVREAKQDWVSFVVVVGDKELTSDTLSVYDRSANNNVEMTLDQLIKRIKVETSGKPFRPMYMPREMSLRVDM, from the coding sequence ATGAAAGCCCTTTACATCCACGCCGACTACATGGAATTTGAGGTCAGGAAGCCTACGTCTGTCGCAGAGCAAATAGACGATACGCGCAGGAAGGGCCGTCTGGAAGAAGTTCTTGTGGTATTCATGACGGTGGAGAAAAAGGATGAGGGGAAGATACCACAGGTGTCTGAGGAAGCTGTCATAGACATCCTAGAAGTCTTGAGCAAGACTGGCGCGGAAAGGGTCATGCTCTATCCTTATGCTCACTTATCGCCCGATATATCTACCCCCTTGACGGGGCTGGAGATGATGAAGGCCGTGGAGGCCAGATTGGCTGACCAGGGCATAGAGGTAATGCGTGCACCTTTCGGATGGTACAAATCCTTTAGGATTAGCTGTAAAGGTCATCCCTTATCGGAATTATCCCGCGCTTTCGAGGGTAAGGAAGTCAAGACTTCCATCAAGGGGGAAGAAAGCTTCATGGTACTCACTCCAGATGGCCAGGAGCTCATCCCTACCGATTTCAAGTCTCACAATCAGGCCTTTATGATAATGATGGAAAAGGAGGCTTTGAAGAAGGAGCATCCCTTATCAGGAGAGGTCAAGTACCTACGTCTGTGTAGAAAATTCGGGATCCAATGGGAGCCCATGTCCGATGTAGGGCATATGTGCTTCACCCCCCAGGGAGCACTCATGATGGATTTGGTGAGCGATTACTCCTTCAGAACTGTCAACGATCTAGGTCTACCCGTGTACACCGTGAAGGGTACAAATATGTTCTCCCTTGATGAGGCACCAGTGAGAGAACATGCTGCCCTCTTCGGAGACCGCCTTTATATGATTCCAGGAGAGAAAAGGGATTTTGTGATGCGCTATGCCGCATGTCATCAGCAGTTCGCCATGATGCGGAACTGGAACATCTCATATAAACAGCTGCCCTTTGGCGCCTTTGAGGTAGCGGACGCATACCGTTTGGAGCAGTCAGGAGAGACCATGCTATGTTTCCGTACCAGGCGAATGAACATGCCTGATCTTCACGTTGTCTGCAAGGACCTCAAGGAATCGGAAGAATGGTTCGAGCGACTGGATAGCCGCATATTCGAAGAGGCCAACAAATTGGGAAGAGACTATGAGATGCTAGTCAATTTCTCTTCTAGGGAGGCATATAGGCAACACAAGGAGATGCTCATGCGCATCCTTAAGAAGCATGGTAAGCCTGCGCTATTGCATTTCTACCCTGAGGGAATTAATTACTACTGGACGGTCAATATAGAATATCATATCCTAGATGATATGAAGAGAGCAAGAGAGATAGGCACGGTTCAGATCGATGTGGGAAATGCCCAGCGCTTCGGAATCACCTACACTGATGAAAAGGGTCAGAGGAGGCATCCCGTCATACTTCATACCGCGATCATCGGGACCATTGAAAGATATATCTATACCCTGCTTGACACCGCGGTGCGGATGGAGAGCGAGGGGAAGATTGGTGCCTTGCCTCTGTGGATCGCCCCGGAGCAGGTACGATTTCTCACCGTATCAGAATCTCATCTGCAGAGAGCTAGAGAATTGGCCGACGTCGTCCAATCCAATCAAATAAGGGTTGGAATCGACGATCGGGGGGAGACGGTAGGGAAGAAAGTAAGAGAAGCTAAACAGGATTGGGTTTCCTTCGTGGTGGTAGTGGGGGACAAGGAGCTGACCTCCGATACCTTGAGCGTCTATGATAGATCCGCCAACAACAACGTGGAGATGACGCTGGACCAACTGATAAAAAGGATAAAGGTCGAG
- a CDS encoding glycosyltransferase family 4 protein: MRSVRILQLNPFHYPFMGGIEHRIHHMSKRLAKKHEVIVLTSRLPGTSEEEWIDGYRVVRLQSRYIDLYNPPYVSSTGVLEALEALRPDIVDLHYRWAPSYIRQALRYQGRILLTYHNTFGEGEGMMRALSYLNDWCFVRKMERFARIICISDFVLRDNLRHGIPAAKMCVVPNGVDMPCMPSRDEGFILSLCRMVRTKGLEFLVQAMQDVEGRLVMAGGGPERERLMRMARKLGVMHKIDFPGKVDEEEKANLLASCSIFVLPSLFESYGIAAAEAMSYGKPVVATMVGGLPEVVGDAGILIPPKDSVAIAQAIRQLLEDSTMRGELGRKARERASRYSWDEQAAKLASIYEDVTRERA, from the coding sequence GTGAGGTCTGTGCGAATCCTCCAACTTAATCCATTTCACTATCCCTTCATGGGAGGAATAGAGCACCGCATTCACCATATGTCCAAGCGATTGGCAAAAAAGCATGAAGTCATAGTGCTAACCAGCCGTCTTCCGGGAACTAGTGAGGAAGAGTGGATAGATGGCTATAGAGTGGTGCGCCTGCAATCAAGATACATCGACTTGTACAATCCCCCTTATGTGAGCAGTACAGGGGTTCTTGAAGCCTTAGAAGCCCTCCGCCCTGACATAGTGGATCTGCATTACCGTTGGGCCCCTTCCTATATTAGACAAGCCCTGCGATACCAAGGCAGGATACTGTTGACCTATCACAACACCTTCGGAGAGGGGGAGGGCATGATGAGGGCTTTGAGTTACCTCAACGATTGGTGCTTCGTGCGCAAGATGGAGAGATTCGCCAGGATCATTTGCATCAGCGATTTCGTTCTTCGCGACAACCTGCGCCATGGCATACCTGCGGCCAAGATGTGCGTGGTGCCCAACGGTGTGGATATGCCGTGCATGCCATCCAGGGATGAAGGGTTCATCCTCTCATTATGCAGGATGGTTCGTACCAAAGGATTGGAGTTTCTGGTGCAGGCCATGCAGGATGTGGAAGGGCGTCTGGTCATGGCTGGTGGTGGACCGGAGAGAGAAAGGTTGATGAGAATGGCGCGCAAACTAGGCGTGATGCATAAAATTGATTTTCCGGGAAAGGTAGACGAGGAAGAGAAAGCGAATCTGTTAGCATCTTGCTCCATCTTCGTCTTGCCTTCCCTTTTTGAATCGTATGGTATAGCTGCGGCTGAAGCTATGTCCTATGGGAAGCCTGTGGTAGCCACTATGGTGGGTGGGCTGCCAGAGGTAGTGGGGGATGCGGGCATTCTTATACCACCCAAGGACTCGGTGGCGATAGCCCAAGCCATTCGCCAGCTGCTCGAGGATTCCACGATGAGAGGTGAATTAGGAAGAAAGGCTAGGGAAAGAGCGTCGCGATATTCCTGGGACGAACAAGCGGCAAAGCTCGCCTCTATCTATGAGGATGTAACACGAGAACGGGCATAA
- a CDS encoding FKBP-type peptidyl-prolyl cis-trans isomerase, with protein sequence MDSLGRLSMKIWSLRKDLRAAMNATIIVLIAILVVSASSVVVLLYTNAQGSEDQSGRAVRSGDRVTVDYIGRLADGRVFDTSLWSVASDDALYPKSLFFTMRAQSSYTPLSFTVGSGSMIQGFDQGVLGMVVGQTKVIEVPPEKGYGKMNQSLLFVRQLQVEERVLVNMSMDEFGAKYGYLPEQGMLVKDPDFGWDVIVMQVNTDADRVLVINKPVVGQRYAMYGEPDSVSPTGWWAEVTEVDSSANGGEGRIIVKNLLTDSEAGRIKGYDVRKGATFYIDMVNESAGTYRMNYNGELLGKTLFFTVTLRSIS encoded by the coding sequence ATGGATTCGCTGGGAAGACTCAGCATGAAAATTTGGAGCTTGAGGAAGGACCTCAGGGCGGCTATGAATGCGACGATCATAGTCCTCATCGCCATCTTGGTCGTAAGCGCAAGCAGCGTGGTGGTGCTTCTTTATACTAACGCTCAAGGAAGCGAGGACCAAAGCGGGAGGGCGGTCCGTAGCGGCGATAGAGTGACGGTAGATTATATCGGCAGATTGGCCGATGGTCGTGTTTTCGACACCTCACTATGGAGCGTGGCCAGTGATGATGCCCTATATCCCAAATCGCTCTTCTTCACTATGCGAGCGCAGTCATCCTATACTCCTCTTAGCTTCACCGTGGGGTCTGGCTCGATGATCCAGGGATTCGATCAAGGGGTCCTGGGCATGGTGGTGGGCCAGACTAAAGTGATAGAGGTTCCGCCCGAGAAGGGGTATGGCAAGATGAACCAGAGCCTCCTTTTCGTGAGGCAACTGCAGGTCGAAGAGCGCGTCCTAGTAAATATGTCCATGGATGAATTCGGTGCCAAATACGGTTACCTGCCGGAGCAGGGCATGTTGGTCAAGGACCCTGATTTCGGGTGGGATGTTATCGTGATGCAAGTCAATACCGATGCGGATAGGGTCCTGGTGATAAACAAGCCAGTCGTGGGGCAAAGATATGCCATGTACGGAGAGCCTGACTCCGTCTCTCCCACAGGATGGTGGGCGGAGGTGACGGAAGTAGATTCGTCTGCCAACGGAGGGGAGGGAAGGATCATAGTGAAGAATCTTCTCACTGATTCGGAGGCGGGAAGGATAAAAGGATATGATGTCAGAAAAGGCGCTACCTTTTACATCGATATGGTCAATGAATCTGCCGGCACCTATCGCATGAATTACAATGGCGAGCTGTTAGGCAAGACCCTCTTCTTCACCGTCACATTGAGGAGCATCAGCTAA